A DNA window from Halorubrum sp. DM2 contains the following coding sequences:
- a CDS encoding ATP-binding protein codes for MSQDDKHREGDTPAPGEPPGPDEPSVEQEETPTPEVVDGDFDIFEAALDGETEEEEPITIPADYESSADPSLSGALSDDEAENFIEEIESEQEYIQIIPVREEVNSETVKRELYGLHRYGNGRKLPLDMDLHLPIIESSPNFEFIIYKPPDEAQFKFFIGPGGRGDVTCDRLESTTRSQYPDDFEFGRTNFDITDVFEDVPEMVRWEGVEEKRRDWMTTLSSFDNEAIDRSPLSNLLETIIQSDGAVIFQSVFEPRADWSPKAERQKGNLKQGVHTTGGLFLRTLIDGILGVSDEEKQERHRSDTPHEIGGSIYDSQTGGYRSGTSRMGQIDLKDPSHTYNVSLRAAASNPETARNLQDALNQISGKFYSIEGNYLGTNDAEYERMLNHGITYPNGLESWTRRKPLLVCNIDELSNFITVPSIDSLPKASRGGTGGMPTAQSPLTSPNEEVFKEFSKGMTIGHAVTALRDHSDKPDDISTIETKNEWWNHLSQRDALSLSADHLTQHYIRAATTGSGKTVATINDMLTTHNDLEGPTILIDPKDGEMCENYLRCHRTLFGNVDDVEYIQIPEADGMVPGMPFFDLRPLTEGAGRTRETAKQDIIDHYFQILRFVLGKKTVEQAFVANEILTNLIKALFDKDHGKDYFSIGELMQAAQEFQKYGKQVEDLDKDYDKVLEAIPRTADTQVTSILESHLEKDARQFMNTTDAVLNRIRKLKERDFIWDMLSYTIEDKYWNDETNWYSKEIPMLDMKSILNSNKVVLIDTGSLRGASSEVFTVLFLSHLWTSAQSIWTPDDDEYITNVIIEESANIARNEIVYRELLPKGREFNLSLGLIMQYPEQVLGDNPHDNRRAYKEILNNINTKIIGNVATDDLLAESLFHEDLENDEIKDRISGLRRGEWIVQLPSTGFHKQKPEILTLRPLPIPPGHNAGPFNVNSLADSVRERSRYRHCVNREHEAIDMDSGVKARADEDDDGDGDDDDDSPADTDEFTNEHEMFLRMVYDALTDGVNGYHIKDSMKELPYSETAADLCDWGYLEKFTLGNRQAYYWPTDEANVVVDRNLAPRDGGEYGRESPEHRVGVKLIQAHYDALGYETHMYYSPDDEEKKYDLYAKPTDDSLDDRIKIVEVETSPDKRRHVVDDSIKLKNQPGDAIWVVKNADGMRQLLSSLIDQIGYVEARQTDNFEKINEELDAECAKEIFSINKLRTDLDDN; via the coding sequence GTGAGCCAAGACGACAAACACCGGGAAGGCGATACCCCAGCACCTGGAGAACCGCCCGGCCCAGACGAACCATCGGTTGAACAGGAAGAAACGCCCACACCAGAGGTAGTTGACGGCGACTTCGACATCTTCGAGGCCGCGTTAGATGGAGAAACTGAGGAAGAAGAGCCGATCACCATCCCTGCGGACTACGAATCATCGGCCGATCCATCCCTCAGTGGGGCGCTCAGCGACGACGAAGCCGAGAACTTCATTGAGGAGATCGAATCCGAACAGGAGTACATCCAGATCATACCCGTCCGTGAAGAAGTAAACTCGGAGACCGTCAAACGCGAACTGTACGGTCTCCACCGATACGGAAACGGACGAAAACTCCCGCTCGATATGGATCTTCATCTCCCTATCATCGAATCCTCTCCAAATTTCGAGTTCATCATCTACAAACCTCCGGACGAAGCACAATTCAAGTTCTTCATCGGGCCTGGCGGACGCGGCGATGTCACCTGCGATCGCCTCGAAAGTACCACGCGCTCGCAGTATCCAGACGACTTCGAGTTCGGTCGGACAAACTTCGACATTACAGATGTCTTCGAGGATGTCCCCGAGATGGTCCGCTGGGAGGGTGTCGAAGAGAAGCGGCGCGACTGGATGACGACACTCTCGTCGTTCGACAACGAAGCTATCGACCGCTCACCGCTTTCTAACCTCCTCGAGACGATCATCCAATCGGACGGCGCGGTCATCTTTCAGAGTGTGTTCGAGCCACGCGCGGACTGGTCACCGAAAGCAGAACGGCAGAAAGGAAACCTCAAGCAGGGCGTCCACACGACCGGCGGCCTCTTCCTCCGAACGCTCATAGACGGTATCCTTGGCGTCTCTGACGAAGAAAAACAGGAGCGACACCGGAGTGATACGCCGCATGAAATCGGTGGTTCAATCTACGACTCTCAGACCGGCGGATACCGCTCAGGGACTAGCCGGATGGGACAGATCGACCTGAAAGATCCCTCACACACGTACAACGTCTCGCTACGAGCCGCAGCATCGAACCCGGAGACAGCCCGTAATCTCCAAGATGCGCTCAACCAGATCAGCGGGAAATTCTACTCGATTGAGGGGAACTACCTCGGGACAAACGATGCTGAGTACGAACGGATGCTCAACCACGGCATCACCTACCCGAACGGGCTGGAGTCATGGACGCGACGAAAACCGCTGCTCGTCTGTAACATCGACGAGCTCTCAAACTTCATCACGGTCCCGTCGATCGACTCGCTCCCGAAAGCAAGTCGCGGTGGGACCGGCGGGATGCCCACGGCTCAGTCGCCGCTCACCTCGCCGAACGAGGAGGTGTTCAAGGAGTTCTCCAAGGGGATGACCATCGGTCACGCCGTCACCGCGCTGCGTGATCACAGCGACAAGCCCGACGATATCAGCACCATCGAGACGAAAAACGAGTGGTGGAACCACCTCTCGCAACGAGACGCGCTATCGTTGTCTGCGGACCATCTCACCCAACACTACATCCGAGCTGCGACGACTGGGAGCGGGAAGACAGTCGCAACGATCAACGACATGCTGACCACACACAACGACCTCGAGGGGCCAACAATCCTCATCGATCCCAAAGACGGCGAGATGTGTGAGAACTACCTGCGGTGTCACCGCACGCTGTTCGGCAACGTCGACGATGTCGAATATATCCAGATCCCCGAAGCAGACGGAATGGTTCCGGGGATGCCGTTCTTCGATCTCCGGCCGCTCACAGAGGGAGCGGGGCGGACTCGCGAGACGGCCAAACAGGATATCATCGACCACTATTTTCAGATTCTCAGATTCGTTCTGGGAAAGAAAACAGTCGAACAGGCGTTCGTCGCAAACGAGATCCTCACCAACCTGATCAAGGCGCTATTCGACAAAGACCACGGGAAGGACTACTTCTCTATTGGTGAGCTCATGCAGGCCGCACAGGAGTTCCAGAAGTACGGCAAGCAGGTCGAAGACCTCGACAAGGACTACGACAAAGTCCTCGAAGCAATCCCACGAACGGCCGACACACAGGTCACATCCATCCTCGAATCGCACCTCGAGAAGGACGCGCGGCAGTTCATGAACACGACGGACGCAGTCCTCAATCGGATCCGGAAGCTGAAGGAACGCGACTTCATCTGGGATATGCTGTCGTACACGATCGAGGATAAATACTGGAACGACGAGACCAACTGGTACAGCAAGGAGATACCGATGCTCGACATGAAGAGCATCCTCAACTCGAACAAAGTCGTTCTCATCGACACGGGAAGCCTTCGTGGAGCCAGCAGCGAAGTCTTCACCGTCCTGTTCCTCTCACACCTGTGGACATCGGCGCAGTCCATCTGGACGCCAGACGACGATGAATACATCACGAACGTCATCATCGAGGAGTCCGCAAACATCGCTCGCAACGAGATCGTCTACCGAGAGCTACTCCCGAAAGGGCGGGAATTCAATCTCTCGCTGGGGCTCATCATGCAGTACCCTGAGCAGGTACTCGGAGACAATCCACACGACAACCGGCGGGCGTACAAGGAAATCCTCAACAACATCAACACGAAGATCATCGGCAACGTCGCGACCGACGACCTCCTCGCAGAGTCGCTGTTCCACGAGGACCTCGAAAATGATGAGATCAAAGACCGCATCTCCGGGCTTCGCCGCGGTGAGTGGATCGTCCAGCTGCCGTCGACGGGCTTCCACAAACAGAAGCCGGAGATACTCACGCTCCGGCCGCTTCCCATCCCGCCAGGACACAACGCGGGGCCGTTCAACGTCAACTCGCTCGCGGATTCCGTGCGTGAACGAAGTCGGTATCGCCACTGCGTCAACCGCGAACACGAGGCGATCGACATGGACAGCGGCGTGAAAGCACGCGCAGATGAAGACGATGACGGCGACGGCGATGATGATGACGACTCCCCAGCGGACACTGACGAGTTCACAAATGAACACGAAATGTTCCTGCGGATGGTCTACGACGCGCTCACCGATGGGGTAAACGGCTACCACATCAAGGACTCGATGAAGGAACTTCCCTACAGCGAGACAGCAGCAGACCTCTGCGACTGGGGATACCTCGAGAAGTTCACGCTCGGAAACAGGCAGGCGTACTACTGGCCGACAGACGAAGCAAACGTCGTCGTGGACCGCAATCTCGCGCCACGAGACGGCGGTGAGTACGGCCGGGAAAGCCCGGAGCATCGCGTCGGCGTCAAGCTCATCCAGGCACACTACGACGCGCTCGGCTACGAGACGCACATGTACTACAGCCCGGACGACGAAGAGAAGAAGTACGACCTCTACGCCAAGCCGACCGACGACTCTCTCGACGATCGCATCAAAATCGTTGAGGTTGAGACGTCACCAGACAAACGGCGACACGTCGTAGACGACTCGATCAAGCTCAAGAACCAACCCGGAGATGCTATCTGGGTGGTGAAAAATGCGGATGGGATGCGGCAGCTCCTCTCATCTCTCATCGACCAGATCGGCTATGTTGAAGCTCGCCAGACAGACAACTTCGAGAAGATCAACGAAGAACTAGATGCGGAGTGTGCTAAGGAAATCTTCAGCATCAACAAACTCAGGACTGATCTGGACGACAACTAG